The Paenibacillus amylolyticus genome contains the following window.
CAAGAGATATAATAAATGAAGGAAATGATATTGCATCAATTACATAATTCTCTATCCTTAGTACGAGAAAACACCTCCCTTTAAGGGAGGTGAATGATGATGTTTTTGATATGAACTGCGGTGCCGCCAACCTGAATCTGAGTAATTTCATTGAAGCTGTCTAACGTTAGTCTGGCTCGGATCTCGGAGGGACGGTTCATGGTGTACCCCTGTCTGATCGTGTACGTGTGATGGTGAGGAGCTGTAAGCTGGTTGTAATGGTATAAATAACAGAGCATGGCACCATTGGATGTGCCTGTCGCGCTCTCTTCCGGTATATCATATAGCGGTGCAAAATTACGGCATTCTGCCAGCACGTCCATACCATCCGATTCGAGGGTAAACACGTGATAACCAATGGCATGATGAGCCTTGCTTATTTCCGTGATACGCTGGAGGTCAGGGTCGATTTTGGTCAGAATATCAACATCTTTAACGACTATCATGATATCGGGCAGCCCGGTAGACACAATCTGTACAGGAAGTTCGGCATGCAAATCCTCCGTAGAGATACGTAACGAATCGGCAATCTGTTGTCGATCCACGATCTCCCCAAACTCCGGCAACGTCTGAGACAGATAGACTTCTCCATTGACTTCGATAACGACTTTAAGAATCCCGGCCAGTGTCTCCAGTGTATATGTACCAACATCAACGAGATGTTGTGTCTTCATTAGATAAAATAAAGCAATCGTGGCATGCCCACAAAGATCAACTTCATCACTTGGAGTGAAGAAACGCACTTTGAAATCAGCCTGATCCGATGGCATAACAAACGCAGTCTCTGAAAATCCGACTTGTCTGGCAACCTCCTGCATCTGGGATTCAGACAAATGCGCTGCTTGTAAAACAACACCTGCGGGATTTCCGCCAAGAGCCTTGTCCGAAAATGCATGTAATGTATGTACTTCAACTTCCATATCGTTACCTCGCTTGTTCAAGTATTGGATTGGGTATTGGATTAAGGCTAACATAATCGATA
Protein-coding sequences here:
- a CDS encoding PhzF family phenazine biosynthesis protein; translated protein: MEVEVHTLHAFSDKALGGNPAGVVLQAAHLSESQMQEVARQVGFSETAFVMPSDQADFKVRFFTPSDEVDLCGHATIALFYLMKTQHLVDVGTYTLETLAGILKVVIEVNGEVYLSQTLPEFGEIVDRQQIADSLRISTEDLHAELPVQIVSTGLPDIMIVVKDVDILTKIDPDLQRITEISKAHHAIGYHVFTLESDGMDVLAECRNFAPLYDIPEESATGTSNGAMLCYLYHYNQLTAPHHHTYTIRQGYTMNRPSEIRARLTLDSFNEITQIQVGGTAVHIKNIIIHLP